The Pseudomonas protegens genome contains the following window.
CGCCATAAGCGTGGTGGTCGCCGAACAGCGAACGCTTCCAGCCGCCGAAGGAATGCCAGGCCATGGGCACCGGGATCGGGACGTTGATGCCGACCATGCCCACCTTGATGCTGCGGGCAAAGGCCCGGGCCACGCCGCCGTCACGGGTGAAGCAGGACACGCCATTGCCGAATTCATGGGCGTTAATCAACTGCACCGCGCTGGCAAAGTCGGGCACCCGCACAATGCCCAGCACCGGCCCGAAGATTTCCTCGCGGTAGATGCTCATCTCGGGGGTGACCTGATCGAACAAGGTGGCGCCGACAAAAAAGCCCTGCTCCGCCCCCGGCACCTTGAAGCCGCGACCGTCCACCAGCAGCTGCGCGCCCTGGGCCACGCCCTGGTCGATGAAACCTTCAACCTTGGCCTGGTGCTCGGCGGTCACCAGCGGCCCCATGTCGCTGTCGCCGTGCAAGCCGTTGCCGACCTTGAGCCGGTCGATGCGCGGCAGCAGCCTGGCGATCAATTCATCAGCCACCTCACCCACCGCCACGGCGATGGAGATCGCCATGCAGCGCTCGCCGGCCGAGCCGTAGGCCGCGCCGATCAGTGCATCGGCGGCCTGGTCCAGATCGGCGTCGGGCATCACGATCATGTGGTTCTTGGCCCCGCCCAGGGCCTGCACACGCTTGCCTCGGGCGCTGGCCTGCTGGTGGATGTACTGGGCAATCGGCGTCGAACCGACGAAGGAAATCGCTTCGATGTGCGGGTGCTGGAGCAAAGCGTCCACCGCGCTCTTGTCGCCCTGGACCACGTTGAACACCCCATCGGGCAACCCGGCTTCGGTCAGCAGGCGCGCCAGCAGCAGGCTGGCGGACGGGTCGCGCTCGGACGGTTTGAGGATGAAGCAGTTACCGGTAATCAGGGCGATGGGGATCATCCACAGCGGCACCATCACCGGGAAGTTGAACGGCGTGACCCCGGCGCACACGCCCAGGGGCTGGCGCAGGTTCCAGTTATCGATGCCGCCACCGATGTTGTCGCTGAAATCGGTTTTCAACAGGTTCGGCGCGCCGCAGGCGTACTCGACGATCTCGATGCCACGGGTCACCTCGCCCATGGCGTCGGACAGCACCTTGCCGTGCTCGCGGGTGATGATCTGCGCCAGTTCCGCGTGGTGCTGGTCCAGCAGTTCCTTGAACTTGAACATCACCCGCGCGCGGCGCAGGGCCGACTGCTCGGACCAGGCCGGGAAAGCCTTCAGTGCCGACGCCACGGCCTCGTCCACGGTCTGCTGGCTGGCCAGGGCCACGCGGGCCTGGACCGCCCCCGTGGCCGGGTTGAACACCGGGCTGAAACGCTCGCCGGCCACCCGCTCCTGAGCGTCGATGTAATGGCCGATTACCGGGGTGTCGCTCATTGTTCTTGTTCTCCGTAAAGAGTTGCCGTCTGGGTTCGGGGCTTCAGAGATCCAGCAGCCAGCTGTGCTGCGGGTCGTTATGGAACTGCCAGACCCGCTTGGGCCCGGCCATGACGTTCAGGTAATAGGACTCGTAGCCGTAAGGCACGCTGACCGGGTGATAGCCCTTGGGCACCACCACCAGGTCGCTGTTTTCCACGGCCATGGCCTGGTCGATGCTGCGGTCGTCGGTGTAGACCCGCTGGAAGACGAAGCCCTGGGGCGGGTTGACCTGGTGGTAATAGGTCTCTTCCAGAAAGCTCTGGTGCGGCAGGTCATCGGTGTCGTGCTTGTGCGGCGGGTAGCTGGAGGAATGCCCGGACGGCGTGCGCACCTCCACCACCAGCAGCGAATGGGCCGGCTCGCTGTCGGGCAGGATGTCGCAGACATAACGGGTATTGGCGCCCTTGCCGCGCACGCTGCGCTTGCACTGCTCCGGACGGATAAGGCGCGGGCCGAGGCCGGCGGCGGCATCACCCGGGGCGGCGCACAGGGCAATCTGCACCTCGCTCAAGGCACTGACCTGGGCCTGACTGCCCGGCGGCAGATAGACGGCAAAGGGCGATTTGTCTTCGAACACCGATTGCCGGTCGCCCAGGTTGTACCACTGGAAGGCGCCCTGGGGCGACTCGCCCTGCACGTCGATGCGGCCGCTGAGCAGCACCAGGCACAACTCCTGGTCGCCGGCGCTGAGCGGCAGGCTGTCCCCCAGGCTCAGGCGGTAGGCACTGAACCCCACGTACTCCAGGGCGCCCTCCGGCAGTTGAACCAGGGTCCGGCCCTGGGTCGCGCTTTTAACCAACAGATTCATTGGCCTGTCCTCGACGATGGCAGCGCGGCGTCCAGCAACGCGCGCAGGGTGTCGTAGCCTTTTTTCGCATAGACGTAGCTCGGCGCCACGGCCGGGTCCTGCTCGGCTTCCACCACCAGCCAGCCCTGGTAGTCAGCGGCCAGCAACACATCGAGCAAGGCGGCAAAGTCGAGGTCGCCATCGCCGGGCACGGTGAAGGTGCCGTTGACGATGCAGTCCGGAAAGCTCCACAGGTTGTTGCGCGCCAGTTGCACCACCGGCTTGCGCACGTCCTTGAAATGCACATGGCAGACCCGGCGCACATGCTTGCGCAGCACCTCCAGGGGCTCGCCGCCGCCCATGTAGCAGTGGCCGGAATCGAACAGCAGGCCGACTTCCTCGCCCGTCAGGCGCATCAGCGTGTCGATGTCCGCCGAGGACTCGACGTAGGCGCCCATGTGATGGTGATAGGCCAGGCGCACGCCCTGGGACAGGGTGAAGCGCGCCAGCTCCGTGAGTTTGTCGGCGTAGTCCTGCCAGGCCTGTGCGCTGTGGAAGCGCGGGCGCTCGATCAGGCGCACCGGTGAGCCCTGGATCGAATCGGCCACTTCGCCGTAGACCAGCACCGAGGCGCCGTTGTGCTTGAGCAACTCGATATGGCTGGCGATGGCGTCGATTTCCTCGGCCGCCGAGCGCCGGGCCAGACGCCCGGAATACCAGCCCGATACCAGCGCCAGCTCATAAGGGCGCAACACATCGCCCACGCCCTGGGCGTCCTTGGGGAACTTGCCGTTGAGTTCAAAGCCTGCATAGCCGATCTCGCGCCCTTCGCTGAGGGCGGTGTCCAGGGGTGTTTCACCGCCCAGGGCCGGCAGGTCGTCGTTGCTCCAGGAGATCGGGTTGATGCCAATTCGGATCGCGGGCATGGCTGCACCTTTTGTTGTTATTCATGAAAGCGTGGAGAACGGCCTCGCACTCGTAGGAGCTGGCTTGCCAGCGAAGGCGCCGGCGAGCCTGGCACCAGGCTCAAGACCCTCTTCGCCGGCCAGCCGGCTCCTACAGGGGGCGGGCGCTGCGCCAGGCGTTGATCAGTTGTTCGAAGGTGCCCTGCACCTGCCGGATCAGGGTCTGGTCGTCGATCTCCCGCGCCAGCCACGCTCGGCTGGGTTCCTGGAAAATCGTGCGGCCCACGGCAAAACCACGGCAGGTCTGGCTGTTGGCGGCTTGCCGGAAGCCCTCGGCGAGGGCTTCGGCCGAGGCATTCAGGCCCAGCAGCACCACGCCACGGCAATACGGATCGCGCTCCTGGATCAGCTCATCGAGCTTTTTCCATTCTTCGGCCGATTGCGCCTCGATCTTCCACCACGCCGGGTAGATGCCCAGGTTGTACAGGCGCTTGAGGCTGCGGTAGAGCACCTCGGGATGGGCGCCGGGCAGGTCCTTGGGCGGGATGATCTCCAGCAGCAGTTCATGCCCGCTGACCTGGGACGCCTGGTACAGGCCACGGATCTGCGCTTCCTGTTCCAGGCGCAGCAGGGGTTCGTCGTCCGGGTGAAATTGCACCAGGCACTTGATGATCTGCTCCTGGGGCCAGGCGATCAGGTTGCTGCCCACCGAGCGCCCGTGCTCGAACGCCAGGGGCCGCGAGCCCTGGACTTCCACCGGCCGCGCCACCCACCAGCCGCGCCCGGTGGCGGCGTTCAGCGCGTCCTGGCCGAAGCGCTGGTCGGCCAGCAGGCCGACATCGGCCTCGATGCCCCGGCGCCGCAGGTCGGCTTCGACCCGCTGCACCGCTTCTATAAAGAGCTGCTTGAGCTGAGGAATGGCCGCAAGCTCGCGACCGCCCTGCTGGGCCAGTTCGACCAGTTGCCCACGATGATCGAAGGCAAAGACGAACAGTGGCTTCCAGGCCTTGCGCGGCACGCTGACCTGATGCAGGCGTTGCAGCACCGGGTCCTGATCGGGACGGGTGATCGGCACCGGGCTGCTGAACAGGTAGTCCAGTTCGGCCCGGGTCGGCATCGCCGGGGCGCAGGCATGGCGCGACACCACCAGGCCGCCGCAGGCGTTGGCCAGCTGGCAGCAGCGCTCATCGCTGGCCTCTTCCAGCCAGCCACTGAGGAAGCCGGACATAAAGGCATCGCCGGCGCCCAGTACGTTGAGCACTTCCACGCGCACGCCGGGGTAGACCGCCGCGTCTTCCAGGCGCGGCGGAATCGCGCCGTGGATCACCGTGCAGCCCTGCGGGCCGAGCTTGACCACCAGGGTCGCGGCGCTCAGGGAGCGCACGGTGCGCAGGGCCGTCAGCAGGTCGTCGCTGCCACCGGCAATCAGGAATTCCTCTTCGGTGCCGACAATCAGGTCAAAACGCCCGAGGATGCCCTGCACATGCTGGCTGACCTGCGAGTCGGCGACGAACCGGGTCTCGCCGTCGGCCTTGCCCGCCAGGCCCCAGAGCACCGGCCGGTAGTCGATGTCCAGGACCCGCCGGACCCCGTGCTTTTCGGCGTAGTCCAGGGCCTGCAGGCTGGCCCGGTAGACGCCGTCGGTGGAGAAATGGGTGCCAGTGATCAGCAAGGCCTTGCTGGAGGCAATAAAGGTTTCGTCGATGTCGGCGGCGCACAGCGCCATGTCCGCGCAGTTCTCGCGGTAGAACACCAAAGGGAAGGTTTCGCGGTCCTTGAGGCCCAGCAGGACCAGGGCGGTGAGGCGCTGCGGATCGACCTTGACCGCGCTGACGTCGCAGCCTTCGCGCGCCAGCGATTCCACCAGGAAGCGCCCCATGTGATCGTCGCCGACCCGGCTCAGCATCGCCGACTTGAGGCCCAGGCGCGCGGTGCCGAAGGCGATGTTCGCCGACGAGCCGCCCAGGTACTTGGCAAAGCTTGCGACGTCCTCCAGCCGCGCCCCGACCTGCTGCGCGTAGAGATCGACGCCCAGGCGTCCGAGGCAAATCAGATCCAATTGACGCCCACTGGCAAAACGAGTCTGGCCCATGCTGGCTCCTGTTATTTTTATCAGCCTGCGCTCGTCGCCGTGGTCAGGTGCCGAGCACTCTTGGTCGGCCCAGACTAAAACGTCTCCCAGCCTCAATCAATATTTTTTCTATATATTTTTTACATGGAATATATTTTCCATTAAACTTTTTTCAAGCCTGAGCCAGACGCCCTGCATCGTTTCAGCAACGCCCCGGCCGGCAGGGGCCCGAAGATTTTATCGGCCCCTACCCTGTAGACTGCCGGCTGCCCACCTATTGTCAGGGGACGGCCCCACAGCCTGCCCCACCCGTACAAGCCAGAAGGATTGTCTATGTCCCGCACCGATCAGCCGGCCTTGTCCGAGAGCACGCCCGAGCGCGACCTCGCCAGCCCTCCGGCGAATGCCGAGCGGCTGCTGCAGTTGATCACCGAGGAATACGAAGGCCTGCCGCGCCAGCTCAAGCGCATCGCCAGCTACATGAGCCAGCAGAGCGACCGGATCATGGTCGACCGCATCAGCGACATCGCCCGGGAGTGCGAGGTCCATCCTTCGGCCATCGTGCGTTTCTCCCAGCGTTTCGGCTTCAGCGGCTTCAGTGAAATGCAGGCGCTGTTCCGCCAGGCCTACACCCACAAGGCCACGCCGGTGCAGAACTACCAGCAGCGCATCCGCAGCATGATCGCCAACAAGTCGCAGAAGGCCAGCGGCGGCGACCTGGCGCGCGAGTGCATCAATGCCACCCTGTCGGGGATCGAGCGCCTGGGCCTGGAACTGGACGACGCGGTCTTCGAACAGGCGGTGGAGCTGGTGGTCAATGCCGACAACATCTACGTGGTGGGGGTGCGCCGCTCCTTCGCCGTGGCCGACTACCTGGTGTACAACCTGCAGCACACCAACAAGCGCATTCACCTGGTCTCGGGCCTGGGCGGCAGCTACCGCGAGCAGATGCGCAGCATCCGCCCCAACGACCTGGTGATCGCCATCAGCTTCACCCCCTACGCCAAGGAAACCCAGCACTGCCTGCGCATTGCCCAGCACAACCAGGCCCAGACCCTGATCATCACCGACAGCACCCTGTCGCCCCTGGCCAAGCGCGCCAACAGCGTGCTGCTGGTCAATGAAGGCAGCTCCTTCGCCTTCCGCTCACTGAGCGCCACCCTGTGCCTGTGCCAGGCGCTGTTCATCGCCGTGGCCTACCGCCTGGAACTGAAGATGGACGAGATTCACGAACAGGGCGGCTTCGACGACTAGCCGGACGCCGGCCCATGACTGTGGGCCTGCAGGGCATCGGGCACGCCCCGGCGCTGCAGGCCGCCCTGCTCGACCCAGTCCAGGGTCTGGCGGTACGCCCGCTGCAGCAGCGCTTCGGTCTGGTTGAAGTCGAACACCGACACCCCCAGCGGACACAGGGGGTCGACCACATGGATCGCCACCCGCGACGCGTAGAGTTCGATGTCGCGCACCAGCTGGCGCATGCTCAACAGGTTCAGGGTGTGCAGGGCCAGGGCCAGCATCCCCGCCGGCGGCGCCGGGCAGGCGCAGCCGAAACCGGTGGGCAGGACAATCACCCGAGTGGCCCCCAGGCCCACCGCGGCGGCAATCGGCGTATTGCTCGCGACCCCGCCATCCACCAGCAGCTTGTCGCCGATGCGCACCCAGGGAAACACCAGGGGAATCGCCGCGCTGGCCAGCAGCGCCTGCTCGGTGTCGCCACTGGAGAGCACTTCCTGGGCCCCCGTCAGCAGGTTGGTGGTGACGATATGCAGCGCCAGTCGGCTGTCCTCGATACGCGCCACCGGCAACGCCCGGCGCACCAGCCGGGACAGGGCCGTGGACGGCAGCAGGCAGCCGCGATGGCGTAGCAGGCCGGTCAGGCTGTCGAACCAGGAAAACGGAAACACGTCGCCCTTGCGCAGGCCGCGCCAGAAGTCCGCCAGCTCGGCCACGCCCCGGGCATCGGGCCGCGCGGCGAAATAGGCGCCATTGATGGCGCCCACCGAGGCCCCCACCACCAGATCGAATTCCAGTCCCAGTTCCACCAGGGCTTGCAACATGCCGACCTGCACCGCCCCGAGACTGCCGCCTCCGGAAAGCACCAGCGCGGTTGTGTCCTGACTCATGGCTGATCTCCCGCGCCGTTATCGACGCTCTAGAAGCTCAGCATAGTCGCCCGTCAAAGACCGGCAGCAACCGCCCCGGCGGCGCTATTGGTAGATCTTGGCGCCGTACAGGAACTCCGCGAAACGCTGCCAGGGCGAGGCCTGTGCCAGGCCCTGGGTGGCGCCCATGCCGGTGGCTGCCGCCCGGTTCAGGGCATTGCCTGCAAAGCCAGGCCCTTGCGCAACAGCTCCTTGCGCAGGATCGGCCGGGCCAGGCAATGCACGCCGTCCAGGGTGCTGCACTCCAGCAGCCGCTCAAGCTTGCGGGCACTGCTCGGGCTGCCGGTCAGCAGGTAGCTTTTGCCCTCGCTGAGGCTGATCAGGTTCAGCAGCCAGTCATCGCCCCACTGCCCCAGCACCTGCTCGATCAGGCTGCGCTGGCGCGCCAGCAGGTCCTCGCCATTCCACAGGGTCAGCTGGGCAAAGCGCCGTGGCAGGTTGCTGGAAGGTTCAAGAACCTTCAGGTCCTTGAGCAGTGCTTGCGCCAGTTGCGCTTCGATCTGTTGCTGGCATTGCTGGAAATACGCCTCGGGCCACTGCGGCCCCAGGCCGGCATGGGCGGCCAGGGCGGCATAGGCCTGGCGGTCCGCTGCGGTGCATCCCTGATCGGTGAAGTTCAGGGTGTTGTCGAGAATCCCCGCCGCCAGCAATTGCGCGCTGTCGCGGCTGATCCTGGGCAGCAGCCCGGAATCGCGCCAGCGCTCATAGACCTGGGTGCAGGCGGCGCCGATCGGGCGGATATCGGCGTATTTGCCCAGGCGCTCGTCCCAGAAGGCCTCGAACCCCGGGTGATGGTCGATGACCTCCACCACCCGCGCGAGGTCCACCAGCGGGTCCAGGTGCAGGTGGTTGGAAATGTCCACCAGCACGAACTGATCGGCGCCCTCCGGGACGTGGCTGTCCAGGCCCTTGAGGATGTCCCTGAAACGCTGGGGAATGCTCTCGTTGAGCGGCGCGCTGCTCAGGGCCCGGGCCGGGCGGCCGCTGAGGTTGAGCAATTCGGCGTAGGCGATGCAGCCGGCGTAGGCGTCGATATCCAGATAGGCCGCGCCGGAAGTGACAATGAGCATGACGTCCGTGTAATCCACAAAGGCCAGGGGCCGGGGCGGCGAGAGTGCCCCAGCGACATGACAGGCAGATGACAGCCCCTGCTCAGGGTTCTTGCCCCTGCCGCGCCTCGGCCACCAGCAGCGCCGCCAGCCGCGATCCACTGAAACGGATCTGCGCCAGGCTCAG
Protein-coding sequences here:
- a CDS encoding CoA-acylating methylmalonate-semialdehyde dehydrogenase — translated: MSDTPVIGHYIDAQERVAGERFSPVFNPATGAVQARVALASQQTVDEAVASALKAFPAWSEQSALRRARVMFKFKELLDQHHAELAQIITREHGKVLSDAMGEVTRGIEIVEYACGAPNLLKTDFSDNIGGGIDNWNLRQPLGVCAGVTPFNFPVMVPLWMIPIALITGNCFILKPSERDPSASLLLARLLTEAGLPDGVFNVVQGDKSAVDALLQHPHIEAISFVGSTPIAQYIHQQASARGKRVQALGGAKNHMIVMPDADLDQAADALIGAAYGSAGERCMAISIAVAVGEVADELIARLLPRIDRLKVGNGLHGDSDMGPLVTAEHQAKVEGFIDQGVAQGAQLLVDGRGFKVPGAEQGFFVGATLFDQVTPEMSIYREEIFGPVLGIVRVPDFASAVQLINAHEFGNGVSCFTRDGGVARAFARSIKVGMVGINVPIPVPMAWHSFGGWKRSLFGDHHAYGEEGVRFYSRYKSVMQRWPESIAKGPEFSMPTAQ
- the iolB gene encoding 5-deoxy-glucuronate isomerase; the protein is MNLLVKSATQGRTLVQLPEGALEYVGFSAYRLSLGDSLPLSAGDQELCLVLLSGRIDVQGESPQGAFQWYNLGDRQSVFEDKSPFAVYLPPGSQAQVSALSEVQIALCAAPGDAAAGLGPRLIRPEQCKRSVRGKGANTRYVCDILPDSEPAHSLLVVEVRTPSGHSSSYPPHKHDTDDLPHQSFLEETYYHQVNPPQGFVFQRVYTDDRSIDQAMAVENSDLVVVPKGYHPVSVPYGYESYYLNVMAGPKRVWQFHNDPQHSWLLDL
- the iolE gene encoding myo-inosose-2 dehydratase gives rise to the protein MPAIRIGINPISWSNDDLPALGGETPLDTALSEGREIGYAGFELNGKFPKDAQGVGDVLRPYELALVSGWYSGRLARRSAAEEIDAIASHIELLKHNGASVLVYGEVADSIQGSPVRLIERPRFHSAQAWQDYADKLTELARFTLSQGVRLAYHHHMGAYVESSADIDTLMRLTGEEVGLLFDSGHCYMGGGEPLEVLRKHVRRVCHVHFKDVRKPVVQLARNNLWSFPDCIVNGTFTVPGDGDLDFAALLDVLLAADYQGWLVVEAEQDPAVAPSYVYAKKGYDTLRALLDAALPSSRTGQ
- the iolC gene encoding bifunctional 5-dehydro-2-deoxygluconokinase/5-dehydro-2-deoxyphosphogluconate aldolase, producing the protein MGQTRFASGRQLDLICLGRLGVDLYAQQVGARLEDVASFAKYLGGSSANIAFGTARLGLKSAMLSRVGDDHMGRFLVESLAREGCDVSAVKVDPQRLTALVLLGLKDRETFPLVFYRENCADMALCAADIDETFIASSKALLITGTHFSTDGVYRASLQALDYAEKHGVRRVLDIDYRPVLWGLAGKADGETRFVADSQVSQHVQGILGRFDLIVGTEEEFLIAGGSDDLLTALRTVRSLSAATLVVKLGPQGCTVIHGAIPPRLEDAAVYPGVRVEVLNVLGAGDAFMSGFLSGWLEEASDERCCQLANACGGLVVSRHACAPAMPTRAELDYLFSSPVPITRPDQDPVLQRLHQVSVPRKAWKPLFVFAFDHRGQLVELAQQGGRELAAIPQLKQLFIEAVQRVEADLRRRGIEADVGLLADQRFGQDALNAATGRGWWVARPVEVQGSRPLAFEHGRSVGSNLIAWPQEQIIKCLVQFHPDDEPLLRLEQEAQIRGLYQASQVSGHELLLEIIPPKDLPGAHPEVLYRSLKRLYNLGIYPAWWKIEAQSAEEWKKLDELIQERDPYCRGVVLLGLNASAEALAEGFRQAANSQTCRGFAVGRTIFQEPSRAWLAREIDDQTLIRQVQGTFEQLINAWRSARPL
- a CDS encoding MurR/RpiR family transcriptional regulator, whose protein sequence is MSRTDQPALSESTPERDLASPPANAERLLQLITEEYEGLPRQLKRIASYMSQQSDRIMVDRISDIARECEVHPSAIVRFSQRFGFSGFSEMQALFRQAYTHKATPVQNYQQRIRSMIANKSQKASGGDLARECINATLSGIERLGLELDDAVFEQAVELVVNADNIYVVGVRRSFAVADYLVYNLQHTNKRIHLVSGLGGSYREQMRSIRPNDLVIAISFTPYAKETQHCLRIAQHNQAQTLIITDSTLSPLAKRANSVLLVNEGSSFAFRSLSATLCLCQALFIAVAYRLELKMDEIHEQGGFDD
- a CDS encoding patatin-like phospholipase family protein, coding for MSQDTTALVLSGGGSLGAVQVGMLQALVELGLEFDLVVGASVGAINGAYFAARPDARGVAELADFWRGLRKGDVFPFSWFDSLTGLLRHRGCLLPSTALSRLVRRALPVARIEDSRLALHIVTTNLLTGAQEVLSSGDTEQALLASAAIPLVFPWVRIGDKLLVDGGVASNTPIAAAVGLGATRVIVLPTGFGCACPAPPAGMLALALHTLNLLSMRQLVRDIELYASRVAIHVVDPLCPLGVSVFDFNQTEALLQRAYRQTLDWVEQGGLQRRGVPDALQAHSHGPASG
- a CDS encoding DHH family phosphoesterase yields the protein MLIVTSGAAYLDIDAYAGCIAYAELLNLSGRPARALSSAPLNESIPQRFRDILKGLDSHVPEGADQFVLVDISNHLHLDPLVDLARVVEVIDHHPGFEAFWDERLGKYADIRPIGAACTQVYERWRDSGLLPRISRDSAQLLAAGILDNTLNFTDQGCTAADRQAYAALAAHAGLGPQWPEAYFQQCQQQIEAQLAQALLKDLKVLEPSSNLPRRFAQLTLWNGEDLLARQRSLIEQVLGQWGDDWLLNLISLSEGKSYLLTGSPSSARKLERLLECSTLDGVHCLARPILRKELLRKGLALQAMP